From the genome of Methanoculleus sp. SDB, one region includes:
- a CDS encoding polar amino acid ABC transporter permease, with protein MDAVSILIEWFPYLLSGVVFTLGLVLASLGLGVLFGLPMALGQVYGTRFVRACVGIFVWFFRGLPVLVLLFLFYYGIFPSLHLDLPAFVVAIVVLGLRGAAYQSQIFRGAIQSISEGQMIAARSLGMSRFQSIRSIILPQAMRIALPGWSNEYPNVLTDTAVCYAIGVMELLTRTSQIVSQTYVTMPIYLAAAGIYILLNYSGMKCLQVVENKIKIPGFGHQSEESHAR; from the coding sequence ATGGATGCCGTATCGATCCTTATTGAATGGTTCCCGTATCTGCTAAGCGGGGTGGTATTCACACTCGGCCTCGTGCTCGCATCGCTCGGGCTCGGAGTGCTGTTCGGCCTCCCGATGGCCCTCGGACAGGTGTACGGGACACGTTTCGTCAGGGCCTGCGTCGGGATCTTCGTCTGGTTTTTCAGGGGACTGCCGGTGCTGGTGCTGCTGTTTCTCTTCTATTACGGGATATTTCCGAGCCTGCACCTCGATCTGCCGGCGTTCGTCGTCGCCATCGTGGTGCTCGGCCTGCGCGGGGCAGCCTACCAGTCCCAGATCTTTCGCGGCGCCATCCAGTCGATCAGCGAAGGCCAGATGATCGCGGCCCGTTCGCTCGGCATGAGCAGGTTTCAGTCGATACGATCGATTATCCTTCCGCAGGCGATGCGCATTGCGCTTCCCGGATGGTCGAACGAATACCCGAACGTTCTGACGGATACGGCTGTCTGCTATGCGATCGGGGTAATGGAGCTCCTGACACGAACGTCGCAGATCGTCTCGCAGACGTATGTGACGATGCCGATCTACCTCGCCGCAGCCGGCATCTATATTCTCCTGAACTATTCGGGGATGAAGTGCCTGCAGGTAGTTGAGAACAAGATTAAGATCCCGGGTTTCGGGCATCAGAGTGAGGAATCACATGCACGATGA
- a CDS encoding ABC transporter substrate-binding protein has product MNIKFLGVLLVIAVVVSAGIAGCTGSTEQSPAESGSAVEEKPMYIVGVDGEYPPYSYLDKDGNYLGLDVESVRWIADKMGFNVEIKAMAWDGIIPALNAGKIDMVYSGMTITEERKEMVSFSIPYQTINQTFAVHDDSAVTLDDILAGNAIIGAQRGTTGAFWVDENLIETGLMPEENLKLYDNFPLVVTDLQNKRIDASIYDKPPHVNAIAEKPLHIIGEIYTGEDYGVAIRKEDTELLATMNDGLTLLMNDPYWDELLVKYEM; this is encoded by the coding sequence ATGAACATAAAATTTCTTGGTGTGTTGTTGGTCATCGCAGTTGTCGTTTCGGCCGGTATCGCCGGCTGTACGGGCAGCACGGAACAGTCTCCCGCAGAGTCTGGATCGGCGGTTGAGGAAAAACCGATGTACATTGTCGGTGTGGACGGTGAATATCCCCCGTATTCCTATCTTGACAAGGATGGAAATTACCTGGGACTGGATGTCGAATCGGTCCGGTGGATCGCCGACAAAATGGGATTTAATGTGGAAATCAAGGCAATGGCATGGGACGGAATCATTCCCGCGCTGAATGCCGGGAAGATCGACATGGTCTATTCGGGCATGACGATCACCGAAGAGAGGAAGGAGATGGTCAGTTTCTCCATCCCGTACCAGACGATCAACCAGACGTTCGCCGTTCACGACGATTCGGCAGTGACTCTGGACGACATTCTGGCAGGAAACGCGATTATCGGTGCCCAGAGGGGCACGACCGGTGCTTTCTGGGTGGATGAAAACCTGATTGAGACCGGTCTCATGCCCGAGGAGAACCTCAAACTCTATGACAACTTCCCCCTTGTCGTTACCGATCTCCAGAACAAGCGGATTGATGCATCGATCTACGACAAACCCCCGCACGTGAATGCGATTGCGGAGAAGCCCCTGCACATCATCGGGGAGATCTACACCGGAGAGGATTACGGTGTTGCCATCAGGAAGGAGGATACCGAACTCCTCGCAACCATGAACGATGGGCTTACCCTCCTCATGAACGATCCCTACTGGGATGAACTGCTCGTAAAATACGAGATGTAG